The window GGCCTGACCTGGAAAATCTGGATCATCAATGATGAAATGAAAGAAGCGGGAGGGCTCTACTGCTTTGAATCAGAGATAGCCCTGACTAACTACATCAACAGTCCTATCATGGCCACCCTCAAAGCGCATCCGCTGTTGAAGAATGTAGACGTTAAGGCGTTTGGGGCGATCGCCGCTCTCACCGCCCAAACCCGTGGCCCGATTCCGGTACTGCCAACCTCGCTAGGAGCTTGAGTCATGGTGAAACACGTTATCGTCGTACCCCATAATCCTGACTGGTCACGCCAGTTTGAGCGAGAAAGTCAGGTCATTTGCGAGGCGTTTGGCATCGAACCGCACGGCGTGGTGAACATCGGCAACGCTAACGGTTCCCTCAAAGCCCCCAACAATGTCTGGATGTAACCCGCCGCCCCTCTGCCCTTTCCCTCCCCAAAACTAACCATGACCCACGGCCCGTCCCCGAATACCCGCCACCCGATCGTCGGACAAACGCGACTGGTATAT of the Candidatus Obscuribacterales bacterium genome contains:
- a CDS encoding YdhR family protein; this translates as MTNTILQINLTYDCSQAELEAAFSHAAGAIAPFPGLTWKIWIINDEMKEAGGLYCFESEIALTNYINSPIMATLKAHPLLKNVDVKAFGAIAALTAQTRGPIPVLPTSLGA